One genomic window of Pelagibaculum spongiae includes the following:
- a CDS encoding ankyrin repeat domain-containing protein, with translation MPDIVESVLDMRAEVDLRGDTDEQTALNFCLKNIGMLKKTTKQCLEAFQQIRPDDPVLIETVRRNSFSMFGSTDSEIKKHLQQLASDPTSQEWMDRLRKNDIENQKQRYDYKKLLQISKLLLERGANPNAVHTSPVNGHTPLMLAVEVNEAELVQIMLTKGGDPYHFCTNPLFGDQFKVDCWTIASIYKSHDALKVLGEKR, from the coding sequence ATGCCTGATATTGTTGAATCTGTGCTTGATATGAGAGCGGAGGTTGACTTGCGCGGGGACACCGATGAGCAAACTGCACTGAACTTCTGCTTAAAGAATATTGGTATGCTTAAAAAAACAACGAAACAATGCCTTGAAGCATTCCAGCAAATACGTCCAGATGACCCGGTTTTGATTGAAACAGTACGTCGAAATTCCTTCAGTATGTTCGGTTCTACTGATAGTGAAATCAAAAAACATCTTCAGCAGCTTGCATCAGACCCTACAAGTCAAGAATGGATGGACAGGTTAAGAAAAAATGATATTGAGAATCAGAAGCAGCGTTACGACTACAAAAAACTCCTGCAGATTTCCAAGCTATTGCTGGAGAGAGGTGCAAACCCTAATGCAGTTCATACCAGCCCGGTTAATGGTCATACTCCTCTAATGTTGGCTGTAGAAGTCAATGAAGCTGAATTAGTTCAAATAATGCTCACCAAAGGTGGGGATCCATATCATTTCTGCACTAATCCATTGTTCGGAGATCAGTTTAAGGTTGATTGCTGGACCATTGCTAGCATTTACAAATCCCATGATGCTCTGAAGGTTTTGGGTGAAAAAAGATAG
- a CDS encoding site-specific integrase, producing the protein MKIAPIARNHVVVRQRTAGKHSTVIPVLYLGTSAGYHVMWALVDYFVRYSANSDAWKRNVARAVGLFYDYDKARNRKVHSSKILLREFVQDFCFGTIDPESHLDTTGLYWAPSGLRVAKRISAALENFIIWLEFEKDQHSGLLDYISKCREGEKITLRELHAGYSIAKFSMLEHLKDPRNIARRLLSKKTRFGYQFGDDPSSSLIAGNDYKCFPTELISPILEHGFIKNEYASNIFEREDITAKMIFLLLVHTGLRKGEPLHLWVSDVIIPFDSHCRVTLRHPSFAPTKIAGEQYDRRTYLLQRKLRPRNDNYNNKNYKVGWKQLDVDRKEFSAEAFWLHESSQAIFAKLYSIYLNYYRAPLLERYKKNHGTDHPFLFVAAGINRTTGESFEGAPLSLAALEKAYDKALDRTQKKLNIKIPRGRSSNMNLHCLRHHYAKAMMMSGVTDKVIQKCLHHRTINSQQAYKTLSSEKIRAMLSEFTITATLPENINI; encoded by the coding sequence ATGAAAATAGCTCCAATTGCAAGGAATCATGTTGTTGTTAGGCAAAGAACAGCAGGCAAACATTCTACTGTGATACCTGTTCTTTACTTGGGAACAAGCGCCGGTTACCACGTAATGTGGGCTCTTGTTGATTATTTTGTCAGATATTCTGCCAACTCTGATGCCTGGAAGAGAAACGTAGCGAGAGCAGTCGGGTTGTTCTATGACTATGATAAAGCCAGAAATAGAAAAGTTCATTCGAGTAAAATTCTTCTTAGAGAGTTCGTTCAAGATTTTTGTTTTGGGACCATCGATCCTGAGTCACATTTAGACACAACAGGCCTGTACTGGGCACCGTCCGGACTGCGTGTAGCAAAACGAATCAGTGCAGCGCTTGAAAATTTTATAATTTGGCTTGAATTTGAAAAAGATCAGCACTCAGGATTACTGGATTACATTTCTAAATGCCGCGAAGGTGAGAAGATCACTCTCAGAGAACTTCATGCAGGATATAGTATCGCCAAATTTTCGATGCTAGAGCATCTGAAAGACCCAAGAAACATAGCACGAAGATTACTAAGTAAAAAAACAAGATTTGGATATCAATTCGGCGATGATCCTTCCTCCTCACTAATAGCTGGAAATGATTATAAGTGCTTTCCCACCGAACTAATATCTCCAATCCTTGAGCATGGTTTCATCAAGAATGAGTATGCATCAAACATTTTCGAACGTGAAGATATCACAGCAAAAATGATTTTTCTTTTGTTAGTGCACACAGGCCTGAGAAAAGGGGAGCCTCTGCATCTTTGGGTTAGTGACGTGATTATTCCATTCGATTCGCATTGCAGAGTTACTCTTCGGCACCCTTCCTTTGCACCAACAAAAATAGCAGGAGAACAATACGATAGGCGTACTTATCTGCTTCAAAGAAAACTAAGACCTCGTAATGACAATTACAATAATAAAAACTACAAAGTAGGCTGGAAGCAGCTCGATGTAGATCGCAAAGAGTTTAGTGCTGAAGCATTTTGGCTCCATGAGTCATCACAAGCCATATTTGCAAAGCTTTATTCTATATATTTGAATTATTATCGCGCACCTTTACTAGAAAGATACAAAAAAAACCATGGCACCGATCATCCTTTTTTATTCGTAGCCGCTGGAATAAATAGAACGACCGGTGAAAGCTTCGAAGGTGCTCCACTTTCTTTGGCTGCGCTTGAAAAAGCATATGACAAAGCTCTAGATCGAACTCAAAAAAAATTAAATATTAAAATACCTCGCGGCAGAAGCTCTAACATGAATCTTCACTGCTTAAGACATCATTATGCAAAAGCAATGATGATGTCTGGTGTTACTGACAAAGTAATTCAAAAATGTCTTCATCATAGAACAATCAATTCACAACAAGCCTACAAAACATTGTCTTCAGAAAAAATTAGAGCGATGCTAAGCGAATTCACGATAACCGCTACGCTACCAGAAAACATTAATATATAG